From one Caldithrix abyssi DSM 13497 genomic stretch:
- the efp gene encoding elongation factor P: MKLKAIQLRKGNIILFNNDLYVLTEVTHITPGKGQAVVQTKMKHIQTGQNAEKRYRPDESVEKAELETRKMEYIYDEGDDLIFMDQETFEQIPMHKEFLGDAIYYLLPNTVVDVNFYKNQPIGVELPLSVDLRVVETEPTLKTATVTSSYKPAVLETGLKVQVPPFIEEGEIVRIDTRDGKYLERVKE; this comes from the coding sequence ATGAAGCTTAAGGCAATTCAATTGCGCAAAGGTAACATTATCTTGTTTAATAACGATCTTTATGTTTTGACGGAGGTAACGCACATTACGCCGGGTAAAGGGCAGGCGGTTGTGCAAACCAAAATGAAACACATCCAGACTGGCCAGAATGCCGAAAAACGCTATCGACCGGATGAAAGTGTGGAAAAAGCGGAGCTGGAAACGCGTAAAATGGAATACATTTACGACGAAGGCGACGATCTTATTTTCATGGATCAGGAGACCTTTGAACAGATTCCCATGCACAAAGAATTTTTGGGCGATGCGATCTACTATCTGTTGCCCAATACGGTGGTGGATGTAAATTTTTACAAGAATCAGCCGATTGGCGTCGAACTTCCACTGTCGGTGGATTTGAGAGTGGTGGAAACAGAACCGACTTTGAAGACGGCTACGGTTACCTCGTCTTACAAACCCGCTGTGTTAGAAACTGGCTTAAAAGTGCAGGTGCCGCCTTTTATCGAAGAAGGCGAGATTGTCCGTATCGACACAAGAGACGGCAAATATCTGGAGCGAGTTAAAGAATAA
- a CDS encoding histone deacetylase — translation MKILNLLRKEYARVVYSSDYIYGLPSVGDHQTFDIMRFKKIRDKLVEEKLLTRKNILRPYLCKYEELRLVHTDEYLRKLQNPQYVSNILKLDAVNLFYESILEYYRAVTGGTLLATAYALKNNVPTFNLGGGYHHAHPDKAEGFCLVNDIAIAIEKFRQLQRAKRFMVIDLDYHQGNGTLLYFKDDADVFTFSMHGDTWVEIDRPHNLDILLPHACDDATYMTILEKELPPVLESFKPQVVFYVAGSDVYEKDAIGDMKLTRQGILERNLFVYRLVRDRRIPLIVLAGGGYGKDSWEVYYDFIAYCLKNKR, via the coding sequence TTGAAAATCCTGAATTTGCTTCGTAAAGAATATGCCCGCGTGGTGTACTCTTCCGATTATATTTACGGATTGCCTTCCGTGGGCGATCATCAAACGTTTGACATCATGCGTTTTAAAAAAATTCGCGATAAGTTGGTTGAAGAAAAATTGCTCACGCGTAAAAATATTTTGCGTCCCTATTTGTGCAAATACGAAGAATTACGTCTGGTTCACACAGATGAATATTTAAGAAAACTGCAGAATCCGCAGTATGTTAGCAATATTCTAAAACTGGATGCGGTGAACCTGTTTTATGAATCTATTCTGGAATATTACCGTGCGGTTACCGGCGGCACCTTGCTGGCAACGGCCTACGCTTTAAAAAATAATGTGCCCACCTTTAATCTGGGCGGCGGTTACCATCATGCGCATCCGGATAAAGCGGAAGGCTTTTGTCTGGTTAACGATATTGCCATTGCCATCGAAAAATTCCGGCAACTCCAACGCGCTAAACGTTTTATGGTAATTGATCTCGATTACCATCAGGGTAACGGAACGCTGCTGTACTTTAAGGATGATGCCGATGTATTTACCTTTTCTATGCATGGCGATACGTGGGTGGAGATCGACCGTCCGCATAATCTGGATATTCTACTGCCGCATGCCTGCGATGACGCTACTTACATGACCATTCTGGAAAAAGAACTGCCGCCTGTGCTGGAATCCTTTAAACCGCAGGTTGTGTTTTATGTTGCCGGATCGGATGTGTATGAAAAAGACGCCATAGGCGACATGAAACTAACGCGCCAGGGAATTCTGGAACGGAATCTCTTTGTTTACCGTTTAGTGCGCGATCGAAGAATTCCGCTGATTGTTCTGGCCGGAGGCGGTTACGGAAAAGATAGCTGGGAAGTGTATTACGATTTTATTGCTTACTGTTTAAAAAATAAGAGATAA
- a CDS encoding asparaginase, producing MKKILLIHTGGTFGMVPVEPDQTLAPARVQNHIINMVPEISRLAEIDVLTPFNKDSSNVGIEEWDLLSQLIYEHWDRYDGFVIIHGTDTMTYTASALSFSLRNLNKPVILTGSQRPLSQYRSDARLNLIDAVELSTMDLREVLIVFNQRIFRGNRTKKISVKSYHAFESPNFPPLGEIGVTIDIDHSRLLQSEGPVFHLPGFYPQAVVLTIQPSMSPGYFYSLFDQNIKALLLLGFGSGNLPFPEPDWLSFIKAAMKRDIPVFIGTQSIQGRVDLSLYECGRQALEAGAQSIGQMTVEAAYVKLLKILKLTSHPDAIVRMFNENWAGEI from the coding sequence ATGAAAAAAATCTTACTTATTCACACCGGCGGTACGTTTGGCATGGTGCCGGTGGAACCGGATCAAACTCTGGCTCCAGCCAGGGTGCAGAACCATATCATCAATATGGTGCCCGAAATATCGCGCCTGGCTGAGATCGACGTGCTGACGCCATTCAACAAAGACAGTTCCAACGTGGGCATAGAGGAATGGGATTTGTTGAGCCAATTAATTTACGAGCACTGGGATAGGTACGATGGATTTGTAATCATTCATGGCACGGATACCATGACATACACAGCTTCGGCGTTGTCATTTTCGCTGCGAAATTTGAACAAGCCCGTCATCTTAACCGGATCGCAAAGGCCGCTTTCGCAATATCGGTCGGATGCGCGTTTAAATTTGATTGATGCCGTCGAACTTTCGACCATGGATTTGAGAGAGGTTTTGATCGTTTTTAATCAGCGTATTTTTCGCGGCAATCGCACCAAAAAGATCAGCGTCAAAAGTTACCACGCCTTTGAGTCGCCCAATTTTCCTCCGCTTGGTGAAATTGGCGTGACCATCGATATCGATCATTCGCGATTATTGCAGAGCGAAGGCCCTGTTTTTCATCTGCCGGGATTTTATCCGCAGGCGGTTGTGCTGACCATTCAGCCGTCCATGTCGCCCGGATATTTTTATTCTTTATTCGATCAGAACATTAAGGCGCTTTTATTATTAGGCTTTGGTTCTGGCAACCTGCCATTTCCTGAGCCCGACTGGTTGTCTTTCATCAAGGCTGCGATGAAGCGCGATATTCCGGTTTTTATCGGCACGCAATCCATCCAGGGCAGGGTGGACCTTTCGCTGTATGAATGCGGGCGGCAGGCGCTGGAAGCCGGAGCGCAGAGCATCGGGCAGATGACCGTGGAAGCGGCGTATGTAAAACTTTTGAAAATTCTAAAATTAACTTCCCATCCGGATGCCATTGTACGCATGTTTAACGAAAACTGGGCAGGCGAGATTTGA